A window of Marinobacter salarius contains these coding sequences:
- a CDS encoding 3-hydroxybutyrate oligomer hydrolase family protein produces MKTLFQYTLIGAVALTGTACNDSSSKKPFNQLPGFIQGEVHSTQYDGVTDDLLTGGLGASGLASATAPAFDDPLNPTPEELRTLAIYNNYRALVDTVPGGGYGEFFGPQVDSSGEGLIAGNEYLAYMTVNGSDVPVTVMVQVPASFDPEQACMVTAPSSGSRGIYGAIGTAGEWGLKKGCAVVYTDKGTGTGSHNLATNSAQRIDGTLTQADEPVQFRADLDAQARADFDAAWPDRFAYKHAHSKANPEADWGRHVLQSIEFGFYVLNEEFGQETGNGRKVIKVKPKDTLVIASSVSNGGGASVRAAELDDKGLIDGVAVSEPNVNPQVDTSFTIRQGSGPELAEHSRSLLDYTTALAVYQGCANIAPEVRDVAPLNATFNNFTIAENICNSLANKGLVTGATTDDRASDALRILEEEVGIQPEQNLLAPVHFGLAVAQSISTTYANAYGQAGVEDRLCDISLAATGTGGAVTPITAAQEAALFSASNGIPPSAGVNLVYDGAEGQPTNLGASASPSTSQQDYGLDALLCLRSLALGTDAVTGSPLSGDAAEWSERIADGVEQIRASGNLRGKPAVFVTGRADAILPINHTSRPYFGLNQRVEGSNSKLRYYEILNAHHLDVLNGFPGIADRYVPLHHYFFQALDLVWANLADKQALPPSQVVRTVPRGDMATPLSEANLTPIDPAPDAGDRIVFADDQVQIPD; encoded by the coding sequence ATGAAAACGCTATTTCAGTACACGCTGATTGGTGCGGTGGCTCTGACGGGTACCGCCTGCAACGACAGCAGCAGCAAGAAACCGTTCAACCAGCTCCCGGGATTCATCCAGGGAGAGGTCCATTCCACTCAGTATGATGGCGTCACCGATGATCTCCTGACCGGTGGACTTGGCGCCAGCGGCCTGGCCAGTGCAACGGCACCGGCCTTTGATGATCCGCTCAACCCCACGCCTGAAGAACTCCGGACGCTGGCCATCTACAACAACTATCGGGCTCTTGTGGACACCGTGCCCGGTGGTGGTTACGGCGAATTCTTTGGTCCCCAGGTCGATAGCAGTGGTGAGGGGCTGATTGCGGGTAATGAATACCTGGCTTACATGACGGTTAATGGCAGTGATGTGCCGGTGACCGTGATGGTCCAGGTTCCGGCCAGTTTCGACCCCGAGCAGGCCTGTATGGTAACGGCGCCCTCGTCCGGCTCCCGCGGCATATACGGCGCAATCGGTACCGCCGGCGAATGGGGCCTGAAGAAAGGCTGCGCCGTGGTCTACACCGACAAGGGCACGGGAACCGGTTCCCACAACCTGGCCACCAACTCTGCCCAGCGTATCGACGGTACTCTTACCCAGGCGGATGAGCCGGTGCAGTTCCGGGCCGATCTGGATGCCCAGGCGCGGGCTGATTTTGATGCCGCCTGGCCGGACCGTTTCGCCTACAAGCACGCTCACTCCAAGGCCAACCCCGAGGCTGACTGGGGGCGGCATGTACTGCAGTCGATTGAGTTCGGCTTCTATGTGCTGAACGAGGAATTCGGGCAGGAAACCGGTAATGGCCGCAAAGTGATCAAGGTGAAGCCGAAGGATACCCTGGTGATTGCGTCCAGCGTTTCCAACGGTGGTGGGGCTTCGGTCCGTGCCGCTGAGCTTGACGATAAGGGGCTGATCGACGGGGTGGCGGTGTCGGAGCCCAACGTCAATCCGCAGGTGGATACCAGCTTTACCATCCGCCAGGGCAGTGGCCCCGAACTGGCCGAACACAGCCGCAGCCTGCTGGATTACACCACAGCGCTGGCGGTGTATCAGGGTTGCGCGAACATTGCACCGGAAGTGCGTGATGTGGCACCACTGAACGCCACATTCAACAACTTCACGATTGCGGAGAACATCTGTAACTCACTGGCCAACAAGGGCCTGGTGACAGGCGCTACCACCGACGACCGCGCCTCCGATGCGCTGCGCATCCTGGAAGAGGAAGTGGGTATCCAGCCGGAGCAGAACCTGCTGGCACCGGTCCATTTCGGGCTGGCGGTTGCCCAGAGTATCTCCACCACCTATGCCAACGCCTACGGTCAGGCCGGTGTTGAGGACAGGCTGTGTGACATCAGCCTGGCGGCTACGGGGACTGGCGGAGCGGTCACGCCGATCACTGCGGCGCAGGAAGCAGCGCTGTTCTCCGCGAGTAACGGTATTCCCCCCAGTGCCGGGGTGAATCTGGTGTACGACGGTGCCGAAGGTCAGCCCACCAATCTGGGTGCCAGTGCATCGCCCAGCACCAGTCAGCAGGATTACGGTCTGGATGCTCTGCTGTGTCTGAGAAGCCTTGCCCTGGGCACCGATGCCGTGACCGGAAGCCCGCTGTCGGGTGATGCCGCGGAATGGTCAGAGCGTATTGCTGATGGCGTTGAGCAAATTCGCGCGTCTGGCAACCTGCGGGGCAAGCCAGCGGTCTTTGTGACCGGTCGTGCCGACGCCATCCTGCCCATCAACCACACCTCGCGGCCCTATTTCGGGCTGAACCAGCGGGTTGAGGGCAGCAACAGCAAGCTGAGGTATTACGAGATTCTCAATGCCCATCACCTGGATGTCCTCAACGGCTTTCCGGGTATTGCGGACCGGTATGTGCCGCTGCATCACTACTTCTTCCAGGCCCTGGATCTGGTGTGGGCGAACCTTGCCGATAAGCAGGCATTGCCGCCCAGTCAGGTGGTCAGAACGGTACCGCGTGGCGATATGGCCACCCCTCTGTCTGAGGCTAACCTGACCCCGATCGATCCTGCCCCGGATGCCGGCGACCGCATCGTGTTCGCTGACGATCAGGTACAGATTCCAGACTGA
- a CDS encoding alpha/beta hydrolase, producing the protein MHINRLLALAASTLLSACASHLNAPAETVSVPDTGFRTTTGITYSPDNWPQELQADLYLPDSPDPAPAVLLVHGGGWERRSRKDMTWIAEHLAGRGFAVMNIDYRFAPEHTFPAQLHDLQIAMNWLHARAGAYNLDRNAISAFGFSSGAHLVSLLAVIAESQHPLNQPHGGADARPVAVVAGGLPADLRTFGSGKLIRQFLGGDLQDIPGVYEAASPITHITAGTPPFFLFHGAQDMLVPADQARDFRARLAEHHVESELYLMHLRGHITSFLTAGNAVEKATDFLIRHTEKRPE; encoded by the coding sequence ATGCACATCAACCGCCTGCTGGCATTGGCCGCCAGCACCTTGCTATCTGCCTGCGCCTCACACCTGAACGCGCCAGCGGAAACGGTGTCGGTACCCGATACCGGCTTTCGCACCACAACTGGCATCACCTATTCCCCGGACAACTGGCCTCAGGAGCTCCAGGCGGATCTTTATCTGCCAGACAGCCCCGACCCCGCACCTGCAGTACTCCTGGTGCATGGCGGTGGTTGGGAACGGCGTTCGCGGAAGGACATGACATGGATCGCAGAGCACCTGGCCGGCCGGGGCTTTGCCGTGATGAACATTGATTATCGGTTTGCACCTGAACACACCTTCCCGGCGCAACTCCACGATCTTCAGATAGCCATGAACTGGCTTCATGCCAGGGCGGGAGCCTACAACCTGGACCGGAATGCGATCAGTGCATTTGGCTTTTCTTCCGGCGCTCACCTGGTCAGCTTGTTGGCCGTGATTGCCGAAAGCCAACACCCGTTGAACCAACCACACGGAGGCGCGGACGCGCGGCCGGTGGCTGTTGTTGCCGGTGGCTTGCCAGCCGACCTGCGAACCTTCGGGTCCGGAAAGCTGATCCGTCAGTTCCTGGGCGGTGATCTGCAGGACATTCCGGGTGTTTATGAGGCCGCCTCGCCGATCACCCACATTACCGCCGGCACGCCTCCGTTTTTCCTGTTCCATGGCGCCCAGGATATGCTGGTGCCTGCGGATCAGGCGCGGGATTTTCGGGCACGCCTTGCGGAGCATCACGTTGAGAGTGAGCTTTACCTGATGCACCTGCGAGGCCACATCACCAGTTTCCTGACGGCCGGCAATGCTGTTGAGAAAGCCACAGACTTCCTGATCCGGCACACGGAAAAGCGGCCGGAGTGA